Proteins co-encoded in one Candida albicans SC5314 chromosome 3, complete sequence genomic window:
- the HRK1 gene encoding putative serine/threonine protein kinase (Putative serine/threonine kinase; predicted role in cellular ion homeostasis; Spider biofilm repressed) yields the protein MPDKHKLKLFGKNKHDKDDELSLSTSNHSHGSTRKFLGFHIGRHESGDSLTSPVMSNSSESHHHSHHPHQANSSANHRNPSPVHSNTGTATTIPSIQSPQPQASGLHRGDSDKKSSGSVVDLKKFFKTKKTSNPRKEGHSILGQYSNQLHSPPPMAQVHSPGAGSGNGSALQSREQSSTSLATLINQTSSQLLYNASHSVNSNRDPFTDDNSPLVKKYGKIGKELGSGAGGSVKLITRPSDSKTFAVKEFRAKRSTESLKDYTRKCTAEYCIGSTLRHPNIIKTIDIIHENNRYFEIMEYAPIDFFAVVMSGEMSRTEINCCLKQIIEGVAYLHKLGLAHRDLKLDNCVITNEGILKIIDFGSAVIFKYPYEQFGNNNSIQPCHGIVGSDPYLAPEVLKSPNSYNPQPVDLWSIAIIYCCMTLKRFPWKIPSQEKDNSFRLYCMYDDNFHDYYLSNECHKLLLQQRKLKNTIVRSNKRKKQLEEEKGDKPEEDEEMKDADSAPQQHHHSHDVESGKTGGSTVGKDKSNEAVTVLTDEQAEEIMAQLNEIDRKLQEFEDKKNQLKEKYEALRDADPRYQKQLAQIHEEEEKQRLKDAEHGADEKKKSHHKQIHGPYRLMRLLPHAARPVISRLLEVDPKKRATMEEILEDEWIKEIQCCTVKPVSKSTDATLDFIEDEDEVLVKGVPPHEHTIVKEG from the coding sequence ATGCCAGATAAACATAAACTCAAACtatttggaaaaaataaacacGACAAAGATGACGAATTGTCCTTGTCAACGTCAAACCATTCTCACGGAAGTACACGGAAGTTTTTAGGATTTCATATTGGAAGACATGAATCGGGCGACTCGTTGACTTCTCCAGTTATGAGCAATTCATCCGAAAGTCATCATCACAGCCATCACCCTCATCAAGCCAATTCAAGTGCAAACCATCGTAACCCTTCTCCAGTTCATTCCAATACTGGTACTGCCACTACCATTCCATCAATACAATCACCACAACCTCAAGCATCTGGATTACACCGCGGGGACTCCGATAAAAAATCATCTGGCTcagttgttgatttgaaaaaattcttcaaaacaaagaaaacttCAAATCCAAGAAAGGAAGGACATAGTATTTTGGGACAATATAGCAATCAGCTCCattcaccaccaccaatggCGCAGGTTCATTCGCCTGGTGCAGGGTCGGGGAACGGCAGTGCCTTGCAATCACGTGAACAATCATCTACGTCATTAGCCActttaatcaatcaaacaTCTTCTCAACTTTTGTACAATGCTTCACATTCTGTCAATAGCAATCGAGATCCCTTCACGGACGACAACTCTCCATTGGTGAAGAAGTATGGTAAGATCGGGAAAGAGTTGGGCAGTGGAGCCGGTGGGTCCGTCAAATTAATCACCAGGCCCAGTGACTCCAAGACGTTTGCTGTTAAAGAATTTAGAGCGAAAAGATCTACTGAATCATTGAAGGATTACACTAGGAAATGTACTGCTGAGTATTGTATTGGTTCTACTTTGAGGCACCCAAACATCATTAAAACCATCGATATTATCCATGAAAACAATCgttattttgaaattatggAATATGCACCTATAGATTTCTTTGCTGTTGTTATGAGTGGAGAGATGTCTCGAACggaaatcaattgttgtttaaaGCAAATTATTGAAGGTGTGGCATATTTACACAAATTAGGGTTGGCCCATcgtgatttgaaattggataATTGTGTTATAACGAATGAAGGGATTTTGAAGATTATCGATTTTGGTAGTGCTGTCATTTTCAAGTATCCCTACGAACAGTTTGGTAACAACAATTCTATTCAGCCGTGTCATGGTATTGTTGGATCTGATCCTTACTTGGCCCCCGAGGTTTTGAAATCTCCTAATAGCTACAACCCACAACCTGTGGATTTATGGTCTATTGCCATAATTTACTGTTGTATGACTTTGAAGAGATTTCCTTGGAAAATACCTAGTCAAGAAAAGGATAACAGTTTCCGACTTTATTGCATGTATGATGATAATTTCcatgattattatttgagtAACGAATGTCATAAACTTTTGTTGCAACAGCGTAAACTAAAGAATACAATTGTTAGACTGaacaaaaggaaaaagCAGCTAGAAGAGGAAAAGGGCGACAAGCCtgaagaagacgaagaaaTGAAAGATGCCGATAGTGCACCACAGCAACATCATCATTCTCATGATGTAGAGCTGGGAAAAACTGGTGGATCTACGGTTGGCAAAGACAAGTCAAATGAAGCTGTTACCGTTTTAACAGATGAGCAAGCAGAAGAGATTATGGCACAATTAAATGAGATTGATAGAAAACTACAAGAGTTTGAAgataaaaagaatcaaCTTAAAGAGAAATATGAGGCTTTGCGAGATGCTGATCCTAGATATCAAAAACAGTTGGCACAAATTCACGAAGAGGAAGAAAAGCAAAGACTAAAAGATGCCGAGCACGGTGCCGatgagaaaaagaaatcacaTCATAAACAGATTCATGGTCCGTATAGATTGATGAGATTGTTGCCACATGCTGCTAGACCAGTCATATCAAGATTATTGGAGGTTGATCCAAAGAAAAGAGCAACTATGGAAGAAATTCTAGAAGATGAATGGattaaagaaattcaatGCTGTACAGTTAAGCcagtttcaaaatcaacagaTGCAACATTAGATTTTATTGAGGATGAGGACGAAGTATTGGTGAAAGGAGTACCTCCACACGAGCATACAATTGTGAAAGAAGGTTGA
- the IST1 gene encoding Ist1p (Protein with a positive role in the multivesicular body sorting pathway; rat catheter biofilm repressed) — MARPGSVPLHLNPLRLKTALKMAISKLRFIQEKKTAITKQQRRQLSELLSQGKESSSKIRVENIIRDDIYIELLEILELYCELLLARLPILLKRTTVEKNLQEAVNSIIYSANHTELKELVTIKDILVYKFGGPEFAQPILDNKNGEEVPEKVVKRCDIEPPSETLVDLYLCEIARAYNVPYSGLKEEEATNASGDNSDDDNDDGGQKEFGLAEPLGGVAVKPVFKNHDPKQQEESDFDALKARFAALKGTLP; from the coding sequence atggcTAGACCAGGCTCTGTACCACTACACCTCAATCCATTGAGATTGAAAACAGCGTTGAAAATGGCAATAAGCAAATTGAGGTTTATTCAGGAGAAGAAAACTGCCATAaccaaacaacaaagacGTCAACTATCTGAATTGTTATCACAAGGTAAAGAATCGAGCAGTAAAATCCGTGTGGAAAATATAATCCGTgatgatatatatatcgaattattggaaattttAGAATTGTATTGTGAGTTATTGTTGGCACGTTTACCAATCTTGTTAAAACGAACAACAGTTGAGAAGAATCTACAGGAAGCTGTCAATAGTATTATTTATTCTGCTAACCACACtgaattaaaagaattagtCACAATCAAAGATATTTTGGTATATAAGTTTGGTGGACCTGAATTTGCCCAACCAATATTGGATAACAAAAATGGTGAAGAAGTACCAGAAAAGGTTGTTAAACGATGTGACATTGAACCGCCAAGTGAAACATTGGTCGACTTGTATTTGTGCGAAATAGCAAGAGCCTATAATGTACCCTATAGTGGATTAAAGGAAGAAGAGGCAACTAATGCCTCAGGCGATAATAGCGATGATGACAATGATGACGGAGGACAAAAGGAATTTGGGTTGGCAGAACCGTTAGGTGGTGTGGCAGTTAAACCTGTCTTTAAGAACCACGATCctaaacaacaagaagaatcTGATTTCGATGCATTAAAAGCTCGATTTGCTGCATTGAAAGGAACTTTGCCATAG
- the SOF1 gene encoding rRNA-processing protein (Putative protein with a predicted role in 40S ribosomal subunit biogenesis; rat catheter biofilm induced) yields the protein MKVKTISRSSDTYIPVKNTQESALPRNLNPALHPFERAREYTRALQATKLERMFAQPFIGQLGDGHRDGVYFIAKNYQATNQIASGSGDGIIKYWNLTDRLETASFKAHYGMVSGICIYANKMYSCGDDKTIKIWSVNSDDFDIKVNDDVDGIYRNQLGGAGGGDGKTSGGLLKTFIGEHSFKGIDHHRDDDLFVTGGATIQLWDVNRSKHISDLSWGADNVGTVKFNQTETNIIASSGSDNSIVLYDIRTNTPVHKVVTSLRNNCITWNPMEAFNFATGNEDHNGYLYDMRNLQKTLKVYKGHVGAIMDVDFAPTGQELVTGSYDKTIRLWKTLDGRSKDVYHTKRMQKVFSVKYSTDSKYIISGSDDTNLRVWRSDASSRSNIKSSRQRAKLEYQDKLKERYKYMPEINRIARHRHLPKPVKKAQDMKRLYSKK from the coding sequence ATGAAAGTTAAAACTATAAGCAGGTCTTCCGACACATATATACCTGTGAAAAACACTCAAGAATCAGCATTACCTCGTAACTTGAATCCAGCATTGCATCCGTTTGAACGTGCCAGAGAGTATACTCGAGCATTACAAGCAACTAAATTAGAACGGATGTTTGCTCAACCATTTATTGGACAATTAGGCGATGGTCATAGAGACGGAGTATATTTTATAGCCAAGAATTACCAAGCTACTAATCAAATTGCTAGTGGTTCGGGTGATGGtataatcaaatattggAATTTGACTGATCGTTTAGAGACTGCTAGTTTTAAAGCCCATTATGGAATGGTGAGTGGGATTTGCATATATGCTAACAAAATGTATAGTTGTGGGGATGataaaacaatcaaaatatgGTCAGTCAATAGTGATGATTTTGACATTAAAGtcaatgatgatgttgatgggATATATCGTAATCAACTTGGTGGTGccggtggtggtgatgggAAAACCAGTGGTGgattattgaaaacatttATTGGCGAACATTCATTCAAAGGTATTGATCATCATCGTGATGACGATTTGTTTGTCACTGGAGGTGCCACGATACAATTATGGGATGTGAATCGATCCAAACACATTTCCGATTTATCATGGGGTGCAGATAATGTCGGTACAGTTAAATTCAACCAAACAGaaacaaatataattgCCAGTTCAGGATCagataattcaattgtattGTATGATATCAGAACCAATACCCCTGTACATAAGGTAGTCACAAGTTTGAGGAATAATTGTATCACATGGAATCCAATGGAAGCATTTAATTTTGCTACTGGGAATGAAGATCATAATGGATATCTTTATGATATGAGAAATTTACAAAAGACTCTTAAAGTGTATAAGGGCCACGTTGGGGCGATCATGgatgttgattttgctCCAACAGGTCAAGAATTGGTGACTGGGTCTTATGATAAAACAATAAGACTATGGAAGACCTTGGATGGAAGGTCTAAAGACGTTTACCATACCAAACGTATGCAAAAAGTGTTTAGTGTTAAATACAGCACCGATTCAAAGTACATTATAAGTGGTTCGGACGATACAAATTTGAGAGTGTGGAGATCCGATGCTTCTTCAAGATCTAACATCAAATCTAGTAGACAAAGAGCTAAATTAGAATACCAAGACAAATTGAAGGAAAGATACAAGTATATGCCAGAAATTAATAGAATTGCAAGACATCGTCACTTACCCAAACCAGTGAAAAAAGCTCAAGATATGAAAAGACTTTATAGTAAAAAGTAA